AAAAGTCGTTTCATACAGTATGTTCTAAAAATGATAGAACCATCTTAGGATCACCGAATACTCGTTCATATTTTCTAGAGCAACCTGTATATTCCAGATTTATACAGACGTCTCATATTAAAACCTGTTAATTATTTCGCAGCGCTAAGACCGGAGCTCCAGTACAGCGAGAGTCTTCATCATCGAGCTCGGACAGCGACAGCGAGTCTTCAGACGATGAGTAGTGTTAACAACAGTATCATATAGTTTAATAAATGCATTTAGGTATTATcgagttatttgtttttacatttttattaaccttgacatattttgttttaagttttcgttttcctgtaaaatatatataattataaataaaatcaggcACGgctttttatacttgttttaggAGTGttctacttattttttgttctgaTATTAAATTAGGACAAAACACAAATGCATAGAGCTGTGACGCTGAAGCTGTGACGTCATATCTCAATAACTGTCAATAAAGACAGGAAGAACTGTCCCTCTCTCTTCTTcttgaagaaaaaaacatgaatgGTAGGTTaccattattattacttattttttttcaaaaaaaaatggtaactGAAATATCCCGACTACGTCTGGCTAAGTCGGACTCCcttctaaaaactaaaaaaacattgagATATGATAGCCCCTGAACACTTAATCAATagattgaaacaaaaacaaagatacATTGACTACTTTTTATCACTCTGCATACTTCAAGCCTCTTCGACAAAAGCACCGTTAAAAACATACGTTTTCGAGTATCGGTGACAATGTGTCACCTATTTCTGGAGGTGTGAAACAAGCTAATTGTCTCCTAACTGGCCGAGAAAAAGCAGTTATTGTCCGCTAGTCTTGAACCGTACTTCGAATAAGCAACGTCCGTTTTGTGAGATCAAAAATGTGCAGGCTACATCTCTTATCTGTGTTTTTAACGGTAAGTACAATTGCACTACTTTCTTTACTATTCAAAGTGTAGTTTTCCagttaatcaataaaaaaataaaggcaagatgataatgttttaagtagtttttttccTCTTTGCGGGCTGAGAGAGAAGTTTTAGCTATTTCTTTTCTGAGCTATTTTAGGCCTAGCTTGAAAATTTCATTGATTAATCTAATCACGTTGCTAGTGTTTTAAAGTCTATTATCATTTTAGAACtctaataaattatagtaaaccATTGACGAAATGTACTgccgccaaacccactgagcgtgacgtgttCGATTCCCGTAAGACaaaaatttgtgtgatccacgaatacttgtcctgagtctgggtgtctttatgcattaTGAagacccctgcgacacaaggataataAACCTTAATGAGGGATTCGTTCtattatgagaaaaaataccGTGATAAAAACCATTATGCATGGCATTATTCTAGGCATTTAATAAAAAGGCTACATCTGTTGAGGCAATCCCAAATTTTGTTCaccgtttaaataaaagtgacttATGTTATTTGCGTTCTTTATCATAAGGATTTACCGAAACGAGTCACACGAGATCATATTTGCTAtcaaaacaaaggaaaatattcaactttCATAATAGTATTATAGGCATATAGGAATTATTATAGCAACGCTCATTTAAGCTTGAGTAGAAACTTCACTTAAATCCATAATAGTAActttacatatttcaataatgtttttttttatgtatctttcATTTTCAGTTAATCTCCATCAGTTTATCGAAGGCGTACTATATAAACCCAAACGAGGAATGTGGGCCATTAGGATTCACATGCGAGAGAAATAATAGACTCCGTATATGTGAGGGCACAAAACTAGTGGGGCCCACTTTTGTATGTCCCCTCGGAACATTCTGCAACGAGGAGTCGACAGATGTATGCGAAAATGCCATCAACTACATAGACCCTGCGCTGACGAGAAGGCTGCGTTGTCACCGGAACGAGAGAATAGCGAATCCCAACGTCCCAGGTTGCAAGGGATACATTCTCTGCGTGCCAAATGGAAACCGCTTCCAAGGTATCAACTTCAAGTGTGCAggaaatacaattttcaacGGCTTCACACGGTCATGCACCTCTCCAGACAAATACAAATGTCCAGTTACAAACACTACAAAAACAGCGCCCGCGCTATACGGCTCTGACGACAGAAAGGATCCCTATCTCGGGCTTGATAAGTCTACATCGAATATCAATAATCGGGTTAATGGAAACCGTCCTACACCGATTGAATGTAAGAACTACAAGTTTAGGGTTACTCAGGACGACACTCCCAACCGCGCGACGTTCTTCTGTCCCCCACGACCAGTGAGAGGTGAAACCATCATTAGATGCactatattttcaaacaagTTCTGTGTCACGCTAGAAAGAAATGACGAAGACcaatttattgttgaaaatgGCGCCCCCCCGCGTAAACCAAGAACGTGGACTAATTGAATTCCGTTACTGCGATACTTACAAAGACTGAACAAGTGACTACAATTAAGGTGTCTATGGATTagctaataataaaatcacacTGGTTTTTAAGCGTAACATGCATACAGGTACtgttttattaagataaattattatgttagtaattaataagataattaataaagggattaaaacaatgttaaaattagTATCATTACATTCATCTATTTTGAGAACTATGCGACAAACAGCGTGTGCTAATGTTTACTTAATGTAGATTACCTTGACTATGATGCAAAACACTGATGTCGTTGTAATATAATCATATGAATCCTactaacaaatacataatatctcAAGAGCTAACACTCTGTACTATCagatttaatacattttttcttgTCCTTATCGTAGACTTCATTGCTGCcacattttttaacttttcgaCGATAAACTTCGTTTACTTTAGTGCATTCGTAGTATTTGTTGCAATCATTTGAATGCGAGAAACTTCCTTCGTCTTCACATTCGAATTgtgtattatacttttttttactcaATTCTCCTACTATTGCTGAACGACTTTCATCTGTAGCGACTCGAGAGTTGTCACTAACAGAAGACGCCGACTGGGTCGAGTTTTTGGCATTCTTCTCACATTTTATAGATACCATATTTAAATGATAGTCTGAATTACATTGAAATTTATatcttataaattgtttttttgtatttttaacacagatgtaataaatattatctttaaagaAGTCTTTAAACCGCCCTTCAAGTGAACATCTGAACTGATTATTTCTTACGCAATGCGATAAGTTTCTGGTACATTGTTTATTGATATCACTGAATACAGTGTTGTTTGGGCATATTCCAACCAAAGGTTGAAGATTCCCTACGCATGTATAGAATTTTCTGCAATCTTTCTTATCGGCGTATTTGCCTCGGGTGTGGTTTGAACAATTAAATGTCGTTGCAGTAGCGTTAGCgttgtttttgtctttattgCTTTCATGTAATTGTTTGTTCGTAACTGTTTGTTCAAAATCAGGCTTTATAGTAGTGTTATGTTTCAATTCGTTACCCGTTACGTTTCGTTGTGTTTGATTATGTTCTTCGAGATTAACCTCTTGATTGTTTAACGTTGTActcgtttttaatttattaggtgTTTCGAAATCCTGCGATATATTAGTAATGGATGTTTTAACaaaagttacattattattttctacgttaacataattatttgctgattttaaaatttctctACTTTCTTTTTGACTTGAAACATGAGCCATGTTAGTTGTAGTagacattttttcattttctgcagtattatttaaagaattttgtggCAAATTAAATGGCGATTCTGTCGATAATCCTGTACCTTGAATATCTGGAATAAGCTTCCGATAGTTCGACGCAATTTCCTTATTAgagaatatttctttagttgtattaaaattcatattgcCATCATTTAGCGTAAGagctttttctttgtttatgttttgatcAATATCGTGTAATTCTGTCAAATTAACAGCTGTTGTGGTAACGTTTTCAATTTTCTCAATATTTATATGTTTCGCTGTCGCACGACCATAATTTGAATCAACTGTTAGGTTATTAACTCTCGTATCATTGAGAACTAATCCTAAATGAGATTTCTCAATTATTTTTGCGCCGTTCACCGGTATAGTTTCTACCATAGAATCTGGTGCAGTTACTGAATTCAAAACTGGTTGAGTTGTAACTTTACTGAATGGTGAAGGGTTGTAAAAATGATTTGAACTTTGATCTAGAGGCTCATCTGTTCTTCTCACGCTgggtattatataaataaaagatgcaTCACTCAGCTTGACAGTTGGTGTCAAAAAAGCGACAACTGGTGACAGATTTGAAATGCCGTAAACGAAATTGTTTCTCTCAGGTATTTGTTTGATGGGAGGTTGTTGTGGTAACTGTACATTACTGTTAACATTCTCCAATTTAACTTCCTCATAGTTCATTATTGGAGTAGTTTTTGCCATAGGAGGGTTATCTCCCATTATGTCCTGAAAAGGAAGGAATATTTCTTGTTTGACTATAGTGATATTATTTTCCGCATTCGTTAAATTATTAGCTTTGTCGTCTCTcaaattaaaagtaacattttctttagTGCTAGCTATCGGTGCACTAGTACTAGCTACTGATCGTAATGTC
Above is a window of Trichoplusia ni isolate ovarian cell line Hi5 unplaced genomic scaffold, tn1 tig00000599, whole genome shotgun sequence DNA encoding:
- the LOC113507096 gene encoding uncharacterized protein LOC113507096, with the translated sequence MCRLHLLSVFLTLISISLSKAYYINPNEECGPLGFTCERNNRLRICEGTKLVGPTFVCPLGTFCNEESTDVCENAINYIDPALTRRLRCHRNERIANPNVPGCKGYILCVPNGNRFQGINFKCAGNTIFNGFTRSCTSPDKYKCPVTNTTKTAPALYGSDDRKDPYLGLDKSTSNINNRVNGNRPTPIECKNYKFRVTQDDTPNRATFFCPPRPVRGETIIRCTIFSNKFCVTLERNDEDQFIVENGAPPRKPRTWTN